In one window of Hymenobacter nivis DNA:
- the fdhA gene encoding formaldehyde dehydrogenase, glutathione-independent, protein MASNRGVVYLGPGKVEVQSIDFPELKNPKGKKITHGVILKVVSTNICGSDQHMVRGRTTATAGLVLGHEITGEVVETGEDVEFLKKGDLVSVPFNVACGRCRTCKEMKTGICLTVNEGRAGGAYGYVDMGGWVGGQAEYVLVPYADFNLLKFPNKDQAMEKIRDLTMLSDIFPTGFHGAVKAGVGPGTTVYVAGAGPVGLAAAASAQLLGAAVVIVGDMNKARLAHARSFGCETVDLNEDANLADQIAHILGVPEIDCAIDCVGFEASGHGAQAKTEVPAAVLNSLMEITRAGGAIGIPGLYVTDDPGATEKAAKTGNLSIRFGLGWAKSHSFFTGQTPVMSYNRQLMQAILYDKVQIAKAVNVEIISLDEAPSGYAEFDSGVAKKFVINPHNLIPNVKKAKAAKETAAV, encoded by the coding sequence ATGGCCAGTAATAGAGGCGTCGTTTATTTGGGCCCCGGCAAAGTCGAGGTGCAAAGCATTGATTTTCCAGAGCTTAAAAACCCGAAGGGCAAGAAAATAACCCACGGAGTCATTCTCAAGGTGGTATCCACCAACATTTGCGGCTCCGACCAGCACATGGTGCGCGGCCGCACCACGGCCACGGCGGGGCTGGTGCTGGGCCACGAAATCACGGGCGAGGTGGTGGAAACCGGCGAAGACGTGGAATTCCTGAAAAAAGGGGATTTGGTGTCGGTGCCCTTCAACGTGGCCTGCGGCCGTTGCCGCACCTGCAAAGAGATGAAAACCGGCATCTGCCTGACCGTGAACGAGGGCCGCGCCGGCGGTGCCTACGGCTACGTGGACATGGGCGGCTGGGTAGGAGGCCAAGCCGAATACGTACTGGTGCCCTACGCCGATTTCAACCTGCTCAAATTTCCAAACAAGGACCAGGCGATGGAGAAAATCCGCGACCTGACCATGCTGAGCGATATTTTCCCGACGGGTTTCCACGGCGCCGTGAAGGCCGGCGTGGGCCCCGGCACTACAGTGTACGTGGCCGGCGCGGGGCCTGTGGGCCTGGCCGCCGCCGCTTCGGCCCAGCTGCTGGGCGCGGCCGTGGTGATTGTGGGCGACATGAACAAAGCCCGCCTGGCGCACGCCCGCTCCTTCGGCTGCGAAACGGTAGACCTGAATGAGGACGCCAACCTGGCCGACCAGATTGCCCACATCCTGGGCGTGCCCGAGATTGACTGCGCCATCGACTGCGTGGGCTTCGAAGCCAGCGGCCACGGCGCGCAAGCCAAAACCGAAGTGCCCGCTGCGGTGCTCAACTCGCTCATGGAAATCACCCGGGCGGGCGGCGCCATCGGCATCCCCGGCCTGTACGTGACCGACGACCCCGGCGCGACGGAAAAAGCCGCCAAAACCGGCAACCTGTCCATCCGCTTCGGCCTGGGCTGGGCCAAGAGCCACTCCTTCTTCACCGGCCAGACGCCGGTAATGAGCTATAACCGCCAGCTCATGCAGGCCATTTTGTACGACAAAGTACAGATTGCCAAGGCCGTGAACGTGGAAATCATCAGCCTCGATGAGGCCCCCAGCGGCTACGCCGAGTTCGACAGTGGTGTGGCAAAGAAGTTCGTCATCAACCCGCACAACCTGATTCCGAACGTGAAAAAGGCCAAGGCCGCTAAGGAAACAGCGGCCGTTTAG
- a CDS encoding Smr/MutS family protein → MNVGDRVRLLTGTEEGIVTRLLDNELVEVAIDNDFTIPVLRREVVVVAADEGKNFNRAAPTYGPGQQPGRNANASKKDRSHIPKPTAANAAKATPTLAEALAAVASSGPAAAKAPGGKVPSVGAAPAAKGLFLALVNQSPELLGVTLINNTEADVLYTYGEETPARPYRALAAGQLGPKASTKPLAFLHLKDFETWPAAVMQLLPHRHNGDAAYELINKRQGFKASTFYSSRRPAPVIGADAYLFQLDEKAAAAIAPEKLAQEAPATPAPEALKAPAGIDAAALRAQLTGDAPAKPAAVVAAAAPKPAAPVVAPPHEFDLHFEALRPDNTEELSNTAILRIQLDAFEDALVRALATNMHEIVFIHGMGNGTLRKEIHRQLSRNKDIKFFEDSRKEKFGYGATLVRLK, encoded by the coding sequence ATGAACGTAGGAGATAGAGTACGCCTGCTCACCGGCACCGAAGAAGGCATCGTGACCCGCCTGCTCGACAACGAACTGGTGGAAGTGGCCATCGACAACGATTTCACCATTCCCGTGCTGCGCCGCGAAGTGGTAGTGGTAGCCGCCGACGAAGGCAAAAACTTCAACCGCGCCGCCCCCACCTACGGCCCCGGCCAGCAGCCCGGCCGCAATGCCAACGCCAGCAAGAAAGACCGCAGCCACATCCCCAAGCCCACGGCGGCCAACGCCGCCAAGGCCACCCCCACCCTGGCCGAGGCCCTGGCCGCTGTGGCCAGCAGCGGCCCTGCCGCGGCCAAGGCCCCCGGCGGCAAGGTGCCGTCGGTCGGCGCGGCCCCGGCCGCTAAAGGCCTGTTCCTGGCCCTGGTCAACCAGTCGCCCGAGCTGCTGGGCGTCACGCTCATCAACAACACCGAGGCCGACGTGCTGTACACCTACGGCGAGGAAACCCCGGCCCGCCCCTACCGGGCCCTGGCCGCTGGCCAGCTGGGCCCTAAGGCCAGCACCAAGCCCCTGGCGTTCCTGCACCTGAAGGACTTCGAAACCTGGCCCGCCGCCGTGATGCAGCTCCTGCCCCACCGCCACAACGGCGACGCGGCCTACGAGCTCATCAACAAGCGCCAGGGCTTCAAGGCCAGCACGTTCTACTCCAGCCGCCGCCCGGCCCCGGTCATCGGTGCCGATGCGTATCTGTTCCAGCTCGACGAAAAAGCCGCCGCCGCCATCGCCCCCGAAAAGCTGGCCCAGGAGGCCCCCGCGACGCCCGCCCCCGAAGCCCTCAAGGCCCCGGCCGGCATCGACGCGGCGGCCCTGCGCGCCCAGCTCACCGGCGACGCGCCCGCCAAGCCGGCCGCCGTGGTAGCCGCGGCGGCTCCCAAGCCCGCCGCGCCCGTAGTGGCCCCGCCCCACGAGTTCGACCTGCACTTCGAGGCCCTGCGCCCCGACAACACCGAGGAGCTGAGTAATACGGCCATCCTGCGCATCCAACTCGATGCCTTTGAGGATGCGCTGGTTAGGGCCCTGGCAACCAACATGCACGAAATCGTGTTCATCCACGGCATGGGCAACGGCACGCTGCGCAAGGAAATCCACCGCCAGCTCAGCCGCAACAAGGACATCAAGTTCTTCGAAGACTCGCGCAAGGAGAAGTTCGGCTACGGCGCCACGCTGGTGCGGCTGAAGTAA
- a CDS encoding alpha-amylase family glycosyl hydrolase, whose protein sequence is MKIIRLFTGLLLSLTVLAARAQVVTVQPTFFTADTPVTLTFDATQGNAGLAGFAGPVYIWTGAVTDKSTNQGDWKGGPRVSFNQPDPAALMTALGGDKYTITFTPRAFYGLAPTDQLLKLAMLFRSGDGTKSGRATGGADIFVDAQVAALAVRITQPVPATAGNPQFVALNQQVAVAGTASAAATLTLYLNGTQVAQQTSATALSATVAITQTGANVLRLTATAGGQTVEDTQTLVVRPAAPATATLPAGARPDGITYINGGASAILSLSAPGKQFVYVLGEFNNWQPTTAGFMSQTPDNLSTTPATVAATGRWWVQIDGLTPGQEYAYQFLVDGQLRVADPYSEKILDPNDDQYIPAATYPNLKAYPTGKTTGIVSVLQSNQAAYAWQIPSFQRPARTNMVTYELLVRDFVGAHNYQTLRDTLGYLQRLGVNAIELMPINEFDGNDNWGYSPDFYFAPDKYYGTKTALKQFIDECHRRGIAVVLDMVLNHSTGQSPMFQLYANGNNPAANNPWFNVTAPHPYSVYNDLNHESPYTKYFSKKVMQFWLQEYHIDGYRFDLAGGFTNKATTAATYADYDQSRIDIWKDYYQTLVATDATLYPILEHFPVDSEAKALADYGFMLWGNMNYNYNEATMGFVPTSDLSRGYYKTRGFNNPHLITYMESHDEERLAFKNAAYGNGSGTYSAKNFATSMARNGEAAAFFFTVPGPKLMWQFGEVGYDFTINRCPDGTVTNDCRTADKPIRWDYENVAERRALFNVYRSLIALKKTQPVFANPTAFDQQMTGATKLVHLSDANLSVTVVGNFDVVTQTVVPAFQSAGTWYNYLAGTSRTVTDVNAPLTLQPGEYAVYTSKPINSSTGTVLATRPQTTAAFRLTAFPSPAAGAATLHYELPAAASVSVTICNVLGAAVATVPTAGRQAAGPHDLAVPTANLANGVYLVRLQAAGQQQTARLLVQH, encoded by the coding sequence ATGAAAATAATTCGACTCTTTACCGGCCTGCTGCTGAGCTTGACGGTGCTAGCCGCCCGGGCGCAAGTCGTCACGGTGCAGCCCACGTTCTTCACTGCCGATACGCCCGTTACCCTAACCTTCGACGCTACCCAGGGCAACGCCGGCCTGGCGGGCTTTGCCGGGCCGGTGTACATCTGGACCGGGGCCGTGACCGATAAAAGCACCAACCAGGGCGACTGGAAAGGGGGCCCCCGGGTAAGCTTCAACCAGCCCGACCCGGCCGCGCTGATGACGGCGCTGGGCGGCGACAAGTACACCATCACCTTCACGCCGCGGGCGTTCTACGGCCTGGCGCCTACCGACCAGCTGCTGAAGCTGGCCATGCTTTTCCGCAGCGGCGACGGCACGAAATCGGGGCGCGCCACCGGCGGGGCCGACATTTTTGTGGACGCGCAGGTGGCCGCCCTGGCCGTGCGCATCACGCAGCCGGTGCCCGCCACCGCCGGCAACCCGCAGTTTGTGGCCCTGAACCAGCAGGTGGCCGTGGCCGGTACGGCCTCAGCCGCCGCCACGCTCACACTATACCTCAACGGCACGCAGGTAGCCCAGCAGACCAGCGCCACGGCCCTCAGCGCCACCGTGGCCATTACCCAAACGGGGGCCAACGTGCTGCGCCTGACGGCCACCGCCGGCGGCCAAACCGTGGAGGATACCCAGACGTTGGTGGTGCGCCCGGCCGCGCCGGCCACGGCCACGCTGCCCGCCGGAGCCCGGCCCGACGGCATCACGTACATCAACGGCGGCGCGTCGGCCATCCTGAGCCTGAGCGCGCCGGGCAAGCAGTTCGTGTACGTGCTGGGCGAGTTCAACAACTGGCAGCCAACCACGGCGGGCTTCATGAGCCAGACGCCCGACAACCTGAGCACTACGCCCGCCACGGTGGCCGCCACCGGCCGCTGGTGGGTGCAAATTGACGGCCTCACGCCGGGCCAGGAGTACGCCTACCAGTTTTTGGTGGACGGGCAGCTGCGCGTGGCCGACCCGTACAGCGAGAAAATCCTGGACCCCAACGACGACCAGTACATTCCGGCCGCCACCTACCCCAACCTGAAGGCCTACCCAACCGGTAAAACCACGGGCATCGTATCAGTGCTGCAAAGCAACCAGGCGGCCTACGCCTGGCAAATCCCCAGCTTCCAGCGCCCCGCCCGCACCAATATGGTGACGTATGAGCTGCTAGTGCGCGACTTCGTGGGGGCCCACAACTACCAGACGCTGCGCGATACGCTGGGCTATTTGCAGCGCCTGGGCGTGAACGCCATCGAGCTGATGCCCATCAACGAGTTTGATGGCAACGACAACTGGGGCTACAGCCCCGATTTCTACTTCGCCCCCGACAAGTACTACGGCACCAAAACGGCCCTCAAGCAATTCATCGACGAGTGCCACCGCCGCGGCATTGCCGTAGTGCTCGACATGGTGCTGAACCATTCCACCGGCCAGAGCCCGATGTTCCAGCTCTACGCTAACGGCAACAACCCCGCCGCCAACAACCCCTGGTTTAACGTGACGGCCCCGCACCCTTACAGCGTGTACAACGATCTGAACCACGAAAGTCCCTATACCAAGTACTTCAGCAAGAAGGTAATGCAGTTTTGGCTCCAGGAATATCACATCGACGGCTACCGCTTCGATTTGGCGGGGGGCTTCACCAACAAGGCCACCACTGCGGCTACCTACGCCGACTACGACCAGTCGCGCATCGATATCTGGAAGGACTACTACCAGACGCTGGTGGCTACCGACGCTACGCTGTACCCCATCCTGGAGCACTTCCCCGTGGACAGCGAGGCCAAGGCGCTGGCCGACTACGGCTTCATGCTGTGGGGCAACATGAACTACAACTATAACGAAGCCACCATGGGCTTCGTGCCCACCTCCGATCTGAGCCGCGGCTACTACAAAACCCGGGGCTTCAACAACCCCCACCTGATAACTTACATGGAAAGCCACGACGAGGAGCGCCTGGCTTTCAAAAACGCGGCCTACGGGAACGGTTCGGGTACGTACAGCGCCAAGAATTTCGCCACTTCCATGGCCCGCAACGGCGAGGCGGCGGCGTTTTTCTTCACCGTGCCGGGCCCTAAGCTGATGTGGCAGTTTGGCGAAGTGGGCTACGACTTCACTATCAACCGCTGCCCCGACGGCACCGTGACCAACGACTGCCGCACGGCTGATAAGCCCATCCGCTGGGACTACGAGAACGTGGCCGAGCGCCGGGCCCTCTTCAACGTGTACCGCAGCCTGATTGCGTTGAAAAAGACGCAGCCCGTGTTCGCCAACCCCACCGCGTTTGACCAGCAGATGACCGGCGCCACGAAGCTCGTGCACCTCTCCGACGCCAACCTGAGCGTGACCGTGGTGGGTAACTTCGACGTGGTGACCCAGACCGTGGTGCCCGCCTTTCAAAGCGCCGGCACGTGGTACAACTACCTCGCCGGCACTAGCCGCACGGTGACGGATGTGAACGCGCCCCTCACGCTCCAGCCCGGCGAGTACGCCGTGTACACCTCGAAGCCCATCAATTCCAGCACTGGCACCGTGCTGGCCACCCGGCCCCAAACTACCGCCGCGTTCCGCCTGACGGCTTTCCCGAGCCCCGCCGCCGGCGCGGCTACGCTGCACTACGAGTTGCCCGCGGCGGCCAGCGTCAGCGTCACCATCTGCAACGTGCTCGGGGCCGCGGTGGCCACCGTGCCCACCGCCGGCCGTCAGGCCGCGGGGCCCCACGACCTGGCCGTGCCCACCGCCAACCTCGCCAACGGCGTGTACCTGGTGCGCCTGCAAGCCGCTGGCCAGCAGCAAACTGCCCGCCTACTGGTGCAGCACTAA
- a CDS encoding carboxypeptidase-like regulatory domain-containing protein produces the protein MRFPAQFCSIGLLCGAALSGAAQSGPGVRVVDARTHRPLPYASVGVPGRPLGTVADAQGSFQPTQMGAAPTDTLVVSCVGYQSRRLPLAALRQLPEVLLLPQVPALGEVVVKAATWKRRRVGREATGGGVVCNFHTRADTLPSAKLGREGGAILRVRPHSFIEDVHVYISQSRFQGVRFRLNVRAVDANNHPAASLLTQDVQFALPDSARGWQHIDLRPYNVNVGAEARVAVTLEWLAGQPTPGKPTTWRDWPSVLVPAAFSATHRLVFRHKSEDAWQVQPVNLSLYITTASPD, from the coding sequence ATGCGTTTTCCAGCCCAATTCTGCTCGATTGGTCTTCTTTGCGGGGCTGCCCTGAGCGGGGCCGCCCAGTCGGGCCCCGGTGTGCGCGTGGTGGACGCCCGCACGCACCGGCCCCTGCCCTACGCTTCGGTGGGGGTGCCCGGCAGGCCCCTGGGCACGGTTGCCGATGCGCAGGGCAGCTTCCAGCCAACTCAAATGGGCGCGGCCCCCACCGATACGCTGGTGGTGTCGTGCGTGGGCTACCAGTCGCGCCGCCTGCCGCTGGCCGCGCTGCGCCAGCTGCCCGAGGTGCTGCTGCTACCCCAGGTGCCGGCGTTGGGCGAGGTGGTCGTGAAAGCCGCCACCTGGAAGCGCCGCCGCGTGGGCCGCGAAGCCACTGGCGGCGGCGTTGTCTGCAATTTTCACACGCGAGCCGACACCCTCCCCTCGGCCAAGCTTGGCCGCGAAGGCGGGGCTATTCTGCGCGTGCGCCCCCACAGCTTCATCGAAGACGTGCACGTGTACATCAGCCAGTCGCGGTTCCAGGGCGTGCGGTTTCGGCTCAATGTGCGGGCCGTGGATGCCAATAACCACCCGGCCGCCAGCCTACTCACGCAGGACGTGCAATTCGCCTTGCCCGACTCTGCGCGGGGCTGGCAACACATCGACCTGCGCCCCTATAACGTGAACGTAGGTGCCGAAGCGCGGGTGGCCGTAACGCTGGAATGGCTGGCCGGCCAGCCCACGCCGGGCAAGCCTACTACCTGGCGCGACTGGCCCAGCGTCCTGGTTCCGGCCGCCTTCTCGGCCACCCACCGCCTGGTGTTTCGCCACAAATCAGAAGACGCCTGGCAGGTGCAGCCGGTAAATTTGAGTTTGTACATAACCACCGCCAGCCCCGACTGA
- a CDS encoding GlcG/HbpS family heme-binding protein, with the protein MGITLEQAQAAIQAAHQKSLELGVKMNIAVVDAGANLVAFARMDDAWLGSLDISIKKAKTARFFDMPTGDLGKASQPGGSLFNIEVSNGGLITFPGGLPITDSTGRVVGAIGVSGDSVENDHTVAEAGRVAVADR; encoded by the coding sequence ATGGGTATTACCCTCGAACAAGCCCAAGCCGCCATCCAGGCAGCCCACCAGAAATCGCTCGAACTGGGCGTCAAAATGAACATTGCCGTGGTTGATGCCGGCGCCAACCTCGTGGCTTTCGCCCGCATGGACGACGCCTGGCTCGGTTCGCTCGACATCTCCATTAAGAAGGCTAAAACGGCCCGGTTTTTCGATATGCCGACCGGCGACCTCGGTAAGGCCTCGCAGCCCGGCGGCTCGCTTTTCAACATCGAAGTATCCAACGGGGGCCTCATTACCTTCCCCGGCGGCCTACCCATCACCGACAGCACGGGCCGCGTCGTGGGCGCCATCGGCGTATCCGGCGACTCGGTGGAGAACGACCATACCGTGGCCGAAGCCGGCCGCGTGGCCGTAGCCGACCGCTAG
- a CDS encoding sigma-54-dependent transcriptional regulator — MPRILIIDDEKAIRNTLKEILEFESYTVDQAEDGPAGLDLLIQHKYDLVLCDIKMPKMDGLEVLSRAQTLAPDTAFIMVSAHGNIETAVEATKKGAYDFLPKPPDLNRLLVTVRNALDRTKLVTETKTLKKKLSVTKGSAMIGSSAALGAVRKAIEKVAPTDARVLITGPNGAGKEMVARQLHELSPRAQGPMVEVNCAAIPSELIESELFGHEKGSFTSAVKQRIGKFEQADGGTLFLDEIGDMSLSAQAKVLRALQESKITRVGGEKEISVNVRVLAATNKDLMQEIADKNFREDLYHRLSVILIQVPALNDRREDIPDLIQKFLADIAADYGNKPKKIDAGALKYLQALDWRGNIRELRNVVERLVIMSDDTVTEADAKAFAGK, encoded by the coding sequence ATGCCCCGCATCCTCATCATCGACGACGAAAAAGCCATCCGCAACACGCTGAAGGAGATTCTGGAGTTTGAAAGCTACACCGTGGACCAGGCCGAGGACGGCCCCGCGGGCCTCGATTTGCTCATCCAGCACAAGTACGACCTGGTGCTTTGCGACATCAAGATGCCCAAAATGGACGGCTTGGAGGTGCTGAGCCGCGCCCAGACGCTGGCCCCCGACACGGCCTTCATCATGGTATCGGCCCACGGCAACATCGAAACCGCCGTGGAGGCCACCAAAAAGGGCGCCTACGACTTCCTGCCCAAGCCGCCCGACCTCAACCGCCTACTCGTGACGGTGCGCAACGCCCTGGACCGCACCAAGTTGGTGACGGAAACCAAAACCCTGAAAAAGAAGCTCTCCGTCACCAAAGGCTCAGCCATGATTGGCTCGTCGGCGGCGCTGGGAGCCGTGCGCAAGGCCATCGAGAAAGTAGCGCCCACCGACGCCCGCGTGCTCATCACGGGCCCCAACGGCGCGGGCAAGGAGATGGTGGCCCGCCAGCTGCACGAGCTCAGCCCCCGCGCCCAGGGCCCCATGGTGGAAGTAAACTGCGCCGCCATTCCTTCAGAACTAATTGAGAGCGAGCTATTCGGCCACGAGAAAGGCTCGTTCACGTCGGCCGTGAAGCAGCGCATCGGCAAGTTCGAGCAGGCCGACGGCGGCACGCTGTTCCTGGACGAAATCGGCGATATGAGCCTTTCGGCCCAGGCCAAGGTGCTGCGCGCCTTGCAGGAGAGCAAGATTACCCGCGTGGGCGGCGAAAAGGAGATTTCGGTGAACGTGCGCGTGCTGGCCGCCACCAACAAGGACCTGATGCAGGAAATCGCCGACAAAAACTTCCGCGAAGACCTTTACCACCGCCTTTCGGTCATCCTCATCCAGGTGCCGGCCCTGAACGACCGCCGCGAGGACATCCCCGACCTCATCCAGAAATTCCTGGCCGACATCGCCGCCGACTACGGCAACAAGCCCAAGAAAATCGACGCCGGGGCCCTAAAATACCTGCAAGCGCTGGACTGGCGCGGCAACATCCGCGAGCTGCGCAACGTGGTCGAGCGCCTCGTCATCATGAGCGACGACACCGTGACGGAGGCCGACGCCAAGGCCTTCGCCGGCAAGTAG